Proteins from a genomic interval of Desulfurobacterium sp. TC5-1:
- the lgt gene encoding prolipoprotein diacylglyceryl transferase, with product MHPILFKIGPFTIYTFGVMVAIGIICGYFILIKLGEREGINKDDLSDLMIWTVISGFIGARIFFFLYNPQYLHPVWRIFYFWEGGLVWYGGFLFGFITALYLAKKKNIPIWKTADIAVIAGEVGLGFGRIGCTMAGCCYGKVCHSRFALVFRDPHSAAPLNVPLYPTEPVSSAANFLIAAVLYFLYRKRKSPGEIFGFYFIFYGIFRFLIEFWRATPKEFFGTLSNNQIMSIFMVILGTGLIIYRRKACKKV from the coding sequence ATGCATCCAATCCTTTTTAAGATAGGACCCTTCACCATTTATACATTTGGTGTAATGGTAGCAATCGGCATCATCTGTGGATACTTCATTCTAATAAAACTTGGAGAACGGGAAGGAATAAACAAGGATGACCTTTCCGATCTTATGATCTGGACGGTCATTTCCGGCTTCATCGGCGCAAGAATTTTCTTTTTTCTATACAATCCCCAATATCTCCATCCTGTATGGCGGATATTCTACTTCTGGGAAGGAGGACTCGTCTGGTACGGTGGCTTCCTCTTCGGTTTTATAACAGCGCTATATCTGGCCAAGAAAAAGAACATTCCCATATGGAAGACGGCCGATATTGCAGTAATAGCAGGTGAAGTGGGACTTGGGTTTGGAAGGATAGGCTGTACTATGGCAGGATGCTGCTACGGTAAAGTATGCCATTCCCGGTTCGCCCTCGTATTCAGAGATCCTCACTCTGCCGCTCCTCTCAATGTTCCTTTGTATCCAACGGAACCTGTCTCTTCAGCAGCAAACTTTCTTATAGCAGCTGTACTTTACTTCCTCTACAGAAAGAGAAAATCACCCGGAGAAATATTTGGATTTTATTTCATTTTTTACGGTATTTTTAGATTTCTAATAGAGTTCTGGAGAGCCACACCAAAAGAGTTCTTTGGAACATTAAGCAATAACCAGATAATGAGCATTTTTATGGTAATTCTTGGAACGGGTCTGATAATATATAGAAGGAAAGCCTGTAAAAAAGTATAA
- a CDS encoding TldD/PmbA family protein, with amino-acid sequence MLVDFKELGEFGVKELLKRGADFADLFFEKKFTFTAKCEENRIENISNGIEIGVGIRMIKNWKTYYGFTNEITQKSILSVIENLAVAAAAEKEISLNMTVKEKRYPEIVDGETDFTIPVEEKIMLLRRANYRARECGDRVKQVTVVLKDSIQEVVIVNSLGKIVEDIRPRVVFYVLVVASDGRTLQTGYEPAGHLGDYSIFERITPEDIALKAAERAIKMLSAKPAPAGTFPVVISSKAGGTMVHEAVGHGLEADLANQGLSVYSGKIGEKVASDLVTVIDDGTLKGKYGSSGYDDEGEATTRNILIENGILKGFMYDHLQASKAGHHPTGNGRRESYMHVPIPRMTNTFIAPGHDDPEDIISDTKEGILVVKMGGGQVNTINGDFVFEISEGYMIENGKVTYPIKGASLIGNGPAVLQNIDAVGNDLGFAIGTCGKDGQGVPVSDALPTIRIKEMTVGGTKS; translated from the coding sequence ATGCTGGTTGACTTCAAGGAACTTGGTGAATTTGGCGTCAAAGAGCTGCTGAAACGCGGAGCCGACTTTGCCGACCTTTTCTTTGAAAAAAAGTTTACTTTTACCGCAAAATGTGAAGAAAATCGCATTGAAAACATCTCCAACGGAATAGAAATAGGCGTTGGAATCAGAATGATAAAAAACTGGAAGACCTACTACGGTTTCACAAATGAAATAACGCAGAAATCCATACTCTCCGTCATAGAAAACTTGGCGGTGGCGGCCGCTGCTGAAAAAGAGATATCCCTTAATATGACAGTAAAAGAGAAAAGATACCCTGAAATTGTTGACGGTGAAACTGATTTTACAATACCTGTTGAAGAAAAGATTATGCTCTTAAGGAGAGCAAACTACAGGGCAAGAGAGTGTGGCGACAGAGTCAAACAGGTTACGGTTGTTCTAAAAGATTCTATTCAAGAGGTAGTTATTGTTAACTCTTTAGGTAAAATTGTTGAAGACATAAGGCCAAGAGTTGTTTTTTATGTATTGGTGGTCGCTTCTGACGGCAGAACCCTTCAAACAGGATACGAACCTGCAGGACACCTCGGTGACTATTCTATCTTTGAAAGAATAACACCTGAAGACATTGCACTGAAAGCAGCTGAGAGAGCCATAAAAATGCTGTCAGCAAAACCTGCACCTGCCGGGACATTTCCGGTAGTTATATCATCAAAAGCTGGTGGAACAATGGTTCACGAAGCTGTCGGACACGGTCTTGAAGCAGATCTTGCAAATCAGGGACTTTCTGTATATTCTGGCAAAATTGGTGAAAAAGTTGCGTCTGACCTTGTAACTGTAATCGACGATGGAACACTCAAAGGAAAATATGGCTCATCTGGATACGATGACGAAGGTGAAGCAACCACAAGAAACATCTTAATAGAAAATGGAATCCTGAAAGGATTTATGTACGACCACCTTCAAGCCTCAAAAGCAGGACATCATCCAACAGGTAACGGAAGAAGAGAATCTTACATGCATGTGCCTATCCCAAGAATGACAAACACTTTCATAGCACCTGGTCACGACGATCCTGAAGATATTATAAGCGACACAAAAGAAGGCATCTTAGTCGTGAAAATGGGAGGCGGCCAGGTTAACACAATAAACGGCGACTTTGTATTTGAAATCTCTGAAGGCTACATGATAGAAAACGGAAAGGTAACATATCCAATAAAAGGTGCATCCCTTATAGGAAATGGACCTGCCGTTCTCCAAAATATAGACGCCGTTGGAAACGACTTAGGATTTGCTATAGGAACGTGTGGAAAAGACGGGCAAGGCGTACCAGTTTCAGACGCTCTACCAACAATCAGGATAAAAGAGATGACCGTAGGCGGAACTAAAAGCTGA
- a CDS encoding nitrilase-related carbon-nitrogen hydrolase: MKVAVVQINTVLGNLEKNIEKICQFTEKCIEKGVSICLFPELSITGYYLQDITSEIAIKPDDERLSPLKKLSKHIGIIVGGIEESEEHILYNSAFFIEDEKVKHIHRKVYLPTYGMFDEARFVGAGKTFRTFTACGFKSTILICEDCWHFSSIYLPFLEGTKLIFVQSASPGRGYRENRMFGNARVWKNMGEFYSRLTASYFIYANRVGVEDGFIFSGNSFICDPYGNIVNEGSPFEEEIIIADIEPSLIRSARISLPLLRDEKPWIIEKELKAFLEGKK; encoded by the coding sequence ATGAAAGTTGCCGTTGTTCAGATAAATACCGTTCTTGGAAACCTGGAAAAGAACATAGAGAAAATCTGCCAATTCACCGAAAAATGCATAGAAAAAGGTGTAAGCATCTGCCTTTTTCCGGAACTTTCCATAACGGGCTACTACCTTCAGGACATAACATCTGAAATAGCTATAAAGCCGGATGATGAAAGATTATCACCACTAAAAAAGCTAAGCAAGCACATCGGTATAATAGTCGGCGGCATTGAAGAATCTGAAGAACACATTCTCTACAACTCCGCATTTTTCATAGAAGATGAAAAGGTAAAGCACATACACCGTAAAGTTTACCTTCCAACCTACGGAATGTTTGACGAAGCACGTTTTGTCGGTGCAGGTAAAACGTTTAGAACTTTCACTGCGTGTGGTTTCAAATCAACAATCCTCATATGTGAAGACTGCTGGCACTTTTCTTCAATTTACCTTCCGTTTTTAGAAGGAACAAAACTTATATTTGTCCAGTCTGCAAGTCCTGGAAGAGGTTACAGAGAAAACCGTATGTTTGGAAACGCAAGAGTCTGGAAGAACATGGGTGAATTCTACTCCCGCCTCACCGCTTCCTACTTTATATATGCAAACAGAGTTGGTGTAGAGGACGGCTTCATTTTTTCCGGCAACTCTTTTATATGTGACCCCTACGGAAACATCGTAAACGAAGGTTCACCATTTGAAGAAGAAATCATTATCGCAGACATTGAACCATCTCTTATACGCTCTGCAAGAATAAGTCTTCCTCTCCTTAGAGACGAAAAACCATGGATTATTGAAAAAGAACTAAAAGCCTTTCTGGAAGGAAAAAAATGA
- the murJ gene encoding murein biosynthesis integral membrane protein MurJ, translating to MPKNKSIGKSFLIVALSILSSRVFGLLRDVVIASTFGAGRTTDVFFVAFRIPNMLRRVFAEGAFSSAFTPAFAKKLQISKEEAVKFASRFFFILSISLLTVVIIGEIFTPLIIKVIAPGFSGDIEKLAISLTREMFPYILLVSLVAFFGGILNGYEHFFAPAFSTVLFNISLILCAIFFKNQLNIHALALGVVIGGFLQVLLQLYFLRREAFIPRPIPGIDEDVKKALKNIIPGIFGFGVRQLSMLADTIIASFLAAGAISYLYYANRFVQLPLGIFAIGLSQVLLPKLAKTFKDEDAFRYNLTTGLTLCAMIIIPSTIGLLFFGKPLIDIVFHHGKFTTADLNATYYVLCGYGIGLLFYSFEKILVNAFYSLDNYSYPVKVGAATLVFNIVANIILCFGLKLGAAGLALGTAMTSLLNVLFLVRKLEKNVSFIENWIKENLRYLLLSLPIIPVAIYGTKTYFQFASPLLKIATISATIVVAVIIYFATLLLAGDRIAMKLLRRQ from the coding sequence ATGCCAAAAAACAAAAGCATAGGAAAATCGTTTCTAATTGTAGCATTATCCATCCTTTCAAGCAGGGTTTTTGGACTGCTGAGAGACGTCGTCATAGCATCGACTTTTGGTGCAGGAAGAACAACCGACGTGTTCTTTGTAGCTTTCAGAATCCCCAACATGTTAAGAAGAGTATTTGCAGAGGGTGCCTTTAGCTCAGCTTTCACACCGGCATTTGCCAAAAAACTTCAGATAAGTAAGGAAGAGGCCGTAAAATTTGCATCAAGATTTTTTTTCATCCTGTCCATCTCACTACTGACGGTTGTAATCATAGGTGAAATCTTCACCCCACTAATAATAAAAGTTATAGCTCCAGGCTTCTCGGGAGATATTGAAAAACTTGCTATATCCCTTACAAGAGAAATGTTTCCATACATACTTTTAGTAAGCCTCGTGGCTTTTTTCGGTGGAATACTAAATGGATATGAGCACTTCTTCGCCCCGGCATTTTCAACAGTTCTCTTCAACATATCGCTTATACTGTGTGCCATATTTTTTAAGAACCAACTTAACATCCATGCTTTAGCCTTAGGCGTTGTTATAGGTGGCTTTCTTCAAGTGCTTCTCCAGCTATACTTCCTCAGAAGAGAAGCATTTATTCCAAGACCTATTCCGGGAATAGACGAAGATGTCAAAAAAGCTTTAAAGAACATCATCCCGGGGATATTCGGCTTTGGTGTGAGACAACTTTCCATGTTGGCAGACACAATTATCGCTTCATTTTTAGCAGCCGGTGCCATATCATACCTCTACTACGCAAACAGGTTTGTTCAACTTCCCCTTGGAATATTTGCAATAGGTCTATCCCAGGTACTCCTTCCAAAACTTGCGAAAACGTTTAAAGACGAAGACGCCTTCAGATACAACCTGACAACAGGATTAACGCTATGCGCAATGATAATAATACCTTCTACTATTGGACTTCTCTTTTTTGGTAAACCATTAATTGACATCGTGTTTCACCACGGAAAATTTACAACAGCAGATCTAAACGCAACATACTACGTCTTATGCGGATATGGAATAGGGCTCCTTTTTTATTCTTTTGAAAAGATCCTGGTCAACGCTTTTTACTCTCTTGACAATTACAGCTATCCTGTCAAAGTTGGCGCCGCTACGCTCGTTTTCAACATAGTCGCCAACATCATTCTCTGTTTTGGACTAAAGTTAGGTGCTGCAGGGTTAGCGCTCGGTACGGCAATGACCTCTCTTTTAAATGTTCTGTTTCTTGTCCGAAAACTCGAAAAAAACGTCTCTTTCATAGAAAACTGGATTAAAGAAAACTTAAGGTATTTACTCCTATCCCTTCCCATAATTCCAGTTGCAATTTATGGAACAAAAACATACTTTCAGTTTGCATCACCGCTACTCAAAATAGCAACAATATCTGCAACCATCGTAGTTGCAGTGATTATCTATTTTGCAACGCTGCTTTTGGCAGGCGATAGGATAGCGATGAAACTTTTAAGGAGGCAGTAA
- a CDS encoding branched-chain amino acid transaminase → MAQRYAYFEGKFVPIEEANINIQTNSFHYGTAVFEGIRAYWNEEKQQLFGLFFKEHYERMLANCKILNFQVDKTVDELVEITVELLRKCEHRENVYIRPIVYFPNLQISPKLIGYDTELAIYTVPLGDYLDTKKGLKVITSSFHRINDSMIPARCKVAGAYVNSAFAKTEAIRAGADEAIMLNPDGTVAEGSAENLFIIRNGVAITTPSYSNILEGITRNAIIKLLKEELNVPVEVRPMLRSELYIADEAFFTGTGAQVAPIAEIDGRVIGNGEIGEITSKLQDLYFNIVKGNISKYSDWLIPIY, encoded by the coding sequence ATGGCTCAACGCTACGCCTACTTTGAGGGGAAATTCGTTCCAATAGAGGAAGCAAACATAAACATTCAAACCAACTCTTTTCATTACGGAACAGCCGTCTTTGAAGGCATTAGAGCATACTGGAACGAAGAGAAGCAACAGCTTTTCGGCCTATTTTTCAAAGAACACTACGAAAGAATGCTTGCAAACTGTAAAATCCTGAACTTCCAGGTAGATAAAACTGTTGATGAACTCGTTGAAATAACTGTAGAGCTTTTAAGAAAATGCGAACATAGAGAAAACGTTTACATAAGACCTATCGTTTATTTTCCAAACCTTCAGATTTCTCCAAAACTTATAGGATACGATACAGAACTTGCAATATACACCGTTCCTCTTGGTGACTATCTTGATACAAAAAAAGGATTAAAGGTAATTACCTCTTCTTTCCACAGAATAAACGATTCCATGATTCCTGCAAGGTGCAAAGTTGCCGGTGCCTACGTTAACAGCGCATTTGCAAAAACAGAAGCCATAAGGGCAGGCGCAGATGAAGCCATAATGCTTAATCCAGATGGAACGGTAGCAGAGGGGAGTGCCGAAAATCTCTTTATCATAAGAAACGGCGTTGCAATAACTACACCGTCATACAGTAACATTCTTGAAGGTATAACGAGAAACGCCATAATAAAACTTCTGAAAGAAGAGCTTAACGTTCCCGTCGAAGTCAGACCAATGTTAAGAAGCGAACTTTACATAGCCGATGAAGCGTTCTTCACGGGAACAGGAGCACAGGTTGCACCAATTGCCGAAATAGACGGAAGAGTCATAGGAAATGGAGAAATCGGCGAAATAACATCAAAACTTCAGGACCTCTACTTTAACATTGTTAAAGGAAACATTAGCAAGTACAGCGACTGGCTTATTCCAATATACTAA
- the rpmI gene encoding 50S ribosomal protein L35, which yields MPKIKTRRSAAKRVKVTATGKVKHWHPNKGHILTKKSRKRKRRLRKADYLTGAQAANYKELVLYK from the coding sequence ATGCCAAAGATTAAAACACGCAGGTCAGCAGCCAAGAGAGTAAAGGTAACTGCTACCGGAAAGGTAAAGCACTGGCATCCTAACAAGGGCCACATCCTCACCAAGAAAAGCAGAAAGAGAAAGAGAAGACTCAGAAAGGCAGACTACCTTACAGGTGCTCAGGCTGCAAACTACAAAGAGTTAGTGCTCTACAAGTAA
- a CDS encoding NAD+ synthase, whose protein sequence is MKEKLVEILKIEDKEFIVNVLVNFIRQEIEKAGFKKAIIGVSGGVDSALSAFLTVKALGKENVILISMPYKTSAKASIEDARLVGQILGAEFHEIDITPQIDAYFQRFPEASRLRRGNKMARERMSILYDFAYDNRALVVGTSNKSELLIGYSTRWGDSAHDLNPIGDLYKTQIWELAEYIGVPERIVKKKPSADLWPGQTDEGEIGFSYHLLDQILVAYVDLKIKKEEIIGFGYEPEIVEKVMKMIQHSQYKRKLPIICKIAQRTVDKDFLYFRDWGI, encoded by the coding sequence ATGAAAGAGAAACTTGTAGAAATTCTGAAAATAGAAGACAAAGAGTTTATCGTAAACGTTCTTGTAAACTTTATTAGACAGGAAATAGAAAAGGCAGGCTTTAAAAAAGCAATAATTGGCGTAAGCGGTGGTGTTGATTCCGCCCTTTCAGCCTTCCTTACTGTAAAAGCTCTTGGCAAAGAAAACGTTATACTTATATCAATGCCTTACAAAACAAGCGCAAAAGCTTCAATTGAAGATGCAAGATTGGTGGGGCAGATTCTTGGTGCAGAATTTCACGAAATAGATATAACACCTCAAATCGATGCGTACTTCCAGCGATTTCCCGAAGCATCAAGACTCCGCCGCGGCAACAAAATGGCAAGGGAAAGAATGTCTATTCTTTACGATTTTGCATACGATAACAGAGCCCTTGTCGTTGGGACAAGTAACAAAAGTGAACTTCTTATAGGATACTCCACAAGGTGGGGAGACAGTGCACACGATCTGAATCCTATTGGAGACCTTTACAAAACCCAAATATGGGAATTGGCAGAATATATTGGTGTTCCTGAAAGAATCGTAAAAAAGAAACCGTCAGCAGACCTCTGGCCGGGACAGACTGACGAAGGAGAAATCGGATTTTCATATCACCTTCTTGACCAGATACTGGTAGCATACGTTGACCTGAAAATTAAGAAGGAAGAAATTATAGGCTTCGGATACGAACCTGAAATCGTTGAAAAAGTGATGAAGATGATTCAACATTCACAGTACAAACGGAAGCTGCCTATCATATGTAAAATTGCACAGAGGACAGTAGATAAAGACTTCCTCTACTTTAGAGACTGGGGGATATAG